The Longimicrobium terrae genome segment GACTGCTGGACATCTGGTCGCTGCGTTCCGAGGCGCGCGGGGTGGAAGAGCACCTGATCGAGATCAAGAAGCGGCTGCTGGCCTTTCGTCCATCGGCCCTGATCGTGGACCCGCTCAGCGCGCTGGCCAAGTCCGGCGGCGAAGTGGCCGCGGTGGACGGCAGCCTTCGCCTGCTGGACTTCGCCAAGTCGCAGGGGATCACCGTCCTGTGCACCAGCCTGCAGGAAGGGAGCGACCCGCTGGCCGAGCAGAGCTCGCTGCAGGTGTCCACCATCGCCGACACCTGGTTCCACCTCTCGTACCACGTGCGCGGCGGCGAGCGCAACCGCGCGCTCACGGTGGTGAAGTCGCGCGGAATGGCGCACAGCAACCAGGTGCGCGAGATGATCCTCACCCGCGGAGGCATCACCCTGGCGGACGTGTACAGCGCCGGCGGCGACGTGCTCATGGGCACCGCGCGGTGGGAAAAGGAGGACGAGGAGCGCCGCCTGGCCGCCCAGGCCGCCACGGACGCGGAGGAGCGCCGGCTGGAGCTGGACCGCACCGAGGCCGAGCTGCGGCTGCGCATGGCCAGCATGGAGCGCGAGCTGGCCGGCGTGCGCGCCCAGCGCGAAGCCGCCGAAGCCGCCGCCCTGGCCGCGGCCGACGAGCGCGAGAAGGTGATGAACGGCATCCTGCGGCGCCGCGGCGCTCAGCCCGGGCAGGACGCGGACGCCGCGCCGCGGCCATGACGCAGGCCGCGCCCATGCACGACTCTTCCGGGGCCGCCGCGCCCCTGCGCCTGCGCCTGTACATCAGCGGAAACGCGCCCAACTCTCTTTCCGCCATCCGCAATCTGCGCGTGATCGCCGGCGAGCACCTGTCCGGCCCGTACGAGATCGAGGTGGTGGATGTGGTGACGGACGGCGTACGCGCCGTGCACGACCGCATCCTGGTAACCCCCACCCTGCTGCTGGTGGACCATCCTCACGTCCGCGTGCTCGGCAATCTGTCCGACACCGCACGCGTCCTCGCCACGATCCTTCCCCATGACCAACCTCATGCTCGCTCCTGAAGACCGGGGCGCCCG includes the following:
- a CDS encoding circadian clock KaiB family protein, whose amino-acid sequence is MHDSSGAAAPLRLRLYISGNAPNSLSAIRNLRVIAGEHLSGPYEIEVVDVVTDGVRAVHDRILVTPTLLLVDHPHVRVLGNLSDTARVLATILPHDQPHARS